The sequence below is a genomic window from Methanocella sp..
ATGTTGCAGACGTTACAGTAGATACAGTCCTTCCCCTTCATGACCTGGCAGGTACGATGGCTGATGTCCTTGCCCTTCTCGATGATGGTAACGTCCGCGTACTCCGCCAGCTCCCTCGCCGCCATCAGGCCGCCGGGGCCCGCCCCGACGATGATAACCCTTTTCCTGGTCCCTGCACTTCGTTTCATCCTTACCTCTTCTCATACGCAGTAAGCGGGATGCAATATTTATAATTTCTCTAACGGTAAAACCTGTCGAAGCATCGTCTTCTCAATAACTCGCCAAACGATTGATCAGAGTTAAAAAATCGGGGGAATTTTCTATGCCAGGGCCTCGCGGAGTCTGCCTTGCCGAAGGGCTTCCTTTATCTCGAGGGCGATGCGCCTTCCCATGTACATGTTCTCACCATACTTTAAATACGCATACGGTGAGGTGCCGATGCCCACGTTGGTGCCCGCCACGATGCGCGCCGAGATCTCGAACGTATATATCCTTAAGTCGTCCGTTATCACGGTCTCCAGGCAGAAAGGCCCGATAATACCAGGCGGCGCCAGCCTCTTCGCCATCTCATGGACGCTGTCGCCCATCCGCATCAGCTCCGGTAGTAGCGACTCCCGGATCACGACGGGGAAGTTGCCCACGACCGTATAGGTCGGGTTCACCTGGAACTCAAGCTGTTCGGACGCGGGGATCCGGCCAATGGCGTCGACGGAGGACTCGTAGCGCCTGTCGGCCGCTAACAGTTCCACGTCGTTTTTCATGATAGAGGAGAAGTAGCTGGGGTAAATATTCGCTCCTATCACGTATTCCTGCAAATGAATCCTGTCCCCGTCCTCTTCCTTTAGGAGTCCTCGCCGGACCATGTCGCTGAACTTATTATGGAAAACTTCGGGCGATTCTGCCAGGAAATAGCCTCTGCCGCCCTTTGCGCCCGGCAGCTTCGCGATGGTCAGCCGGTCGATCTCTTCGGGCGTCTTGAAGGTGGCAGGGAGCCGGAGCCCTGCCTTCCTCAGCCATTCCTCCTGAGCTTTACGGTCAGCCTCCCAGCGGAGAAGCTCCCGGTTCCCGAAGACGGGCACGTGCAGATCATGGATGAGCTGTTCCGTGCTTAAGAAAGCAGTGAACGAGCCATGGGGGATGAGAATGGCGTTGAGGCGCCGGAGCCTCTCCTGGACCGGCTCGCTTATGAGCTCGCTAAAATCCTGGACGAGCACCATTTCGTCCGCGACGCCGAACTTCCGGTACATGATCGCATCTTTTTCCTTACAGATGCAGACGGTCCGGAAGCCTTCCTCCTTCGCGCCCTTAAGGATGTTCAGGGCCGAATGGGAGCCCAGCGTGCCTATGGCAATATTGTCCAGGTCATACCTGTCCAGCATGTCCCCGCTCATGTTAACACGTCAGAAAGCCTGCCCTCTTTCATGGCGTCTTTAATTTCCATGGCCACGCGCCTTCCAGGGCCCACTTCCATCCCGTATTTGTACTTCATGTAGGGCGACGTGGGCTCGACGCATGGGCAGCCCGGGACCCGCGGGCTGACGTCGAAAACGTAAAACTTCAGGTCTTTAGTCACCGCGCC
It includes:
- a CDS encoding formate--phosphoribosylaminoimidazolecarboxamide ligase; its protein translation is MSGDMLDRYDLDNIAIGTLGSHSALNILKGAKEEGFRTVCICKEKDAIMYRKFGVADEMVLVQDFSELISEPVQERLRRLNAILIPHGSFTAFLSTEQLIHDLHVPVFGNRELLRWEADRKAQEEWLRKAGLRLPATFKTPEEIDRLTIAKLPGAKGGRGYFLAESPEVFHNKFSDMVRRGLLKEEDGDRIHLQEYVIGANIYPSYFSSIMKNDVELLAADRRYESSVDAIGRIPASEQLEFQVNPTYTVVGNFPVVIRESLLPELMRMGDSVHEMAKRLAPPGIIGPFCLETVITDDLRIYTFEISARIVAGTNVGIGTSPYAYLKYGENMYMGRRIALEIKEALRQGRLREALA